A region of Vitis vinifera cultivar Pinot Noir 40024 chromosome 15, ASM3070453v1 DNA encodes the following proteins:
- the LOC104881774 gene encoding uncharacterized protein LOC104881774: MTLQNLDLALRVDEPSKPTDMSSADERSFYEKWEHSNRSCLMVMKYTMDKSIKECVPKTERAKDFLEYVKTNYTKTDKTKMITHLKLLTTIVYDGVGGVRDHIIKLKHYFNKANEMKVELSEKFLKWLILESFPASFDVVKLTYNALKEEWTLEELMSIVVQHEVSLKKNETHFIALVTDHGSNMKKKPQHKNSRGSKQFKRRENSS, from the coding sequence ATGACCCTGCAAAATCTGGACTTGGCTTTGAGAGTTGATGAGCCAAGTAAACCCACTGATATGAGCTCTGCAGACGAAAGATCCTTTTATGAGAAATGGGAGCACTCCAATAGGAGTTGTCTAATGGTGATGAAATACACTATGGATAAGTCCATTAAAGAATGTGTGCCAAAGACAGAAAGGGCCAAAGATTTTTTGGAATATGTGAAGACCAATTATACCAAGACTGATAAGACAAAAATGATAACTCACTTGAAGCTTCTCACAACCATTGTGTATGATGGAGTAGGTGGGGTTAGAGATCACATCATCAAACTAAAGCACTATTTCAACAAGGCAAATGAGATGAAAGTGGAGTTGAGTGAGAAATTCCTGAAATGGCTGATACTTGAGTCTTTTCCTGCTTCATTTGATGTAGTGAAGTTAACCTATAATGCCTTGAAGGAAGAATGGACTTTGGAGGAGTTGATGTCCATTGTGGTGCAACATGAAGTCTcactaaagaaaaatgagactcATTTCATTGCTCTTGTTACTGATCATGGGagcaatatgaagaaaaaacctcAACACAAGAATTCTAGAGGCTCTAAGCAATTCAAGAGGAGAGAGAATTCGAGTTAA